A stretch of Triticum aestivum cultivar Chinese Spring chromosome 1D, IWGSC CS RefSeq v2.1, whole genome shotgun sequence DNA encodes these proteins:
- the LOC123179734 gene encoding uncharacterized protein isoform X1: MLAHAGAGLSFSAYSSPLPGPGYSYSPTLFSHPHPDHSSTSVSAAPAQPPPALPLLLHQQHQAAAAVAAPDDAANICHHLVIGDMGQPSLISEYDLGAEGDLFKAPEPILEEPLLALDPVAAAISIMSGSDNAMNNTVKASDMSLSEALYKCEKELMEESAIEETISELLDVKIPMLQVEDVLGELRASADGCLLQKSVSLNSADWMNGSAVTPNFFDFQGLDFEAAFGLRRVYSEGDIHLCDMRLGANTPGAGIAANVQASGERLVTISDLKREQRRQKLNRYREKKIQRNFGRKIKYACRKALADSQPRVRGRFAKMDDGYMLKPRK; this comes from the exons atgcttgCCCACGCGGGCGCGGGCTTGAGCTTCTCCGCCTACTCTTCTCCGCTGCCGGGGCCGGGCTACTCATACTCCCCCACACTCTTCTCCCACCCCCACCCAGACCACTCCTCCACCTCTGTCTCCGCTGCTCCGGCGCAACCGCCGCCAGCACTGCCGCTCCTGCTGCATCAACAACATCAAGCCGCCGCTGCTGTTGCTGCACCCGACGACGCCGCCAACATCTGCCACCACCTCGTGATC GGAGACATGGGGCAGCCATCCCTGATATCAGAGTATGACCTGGGAGCAGAAGGCGACCTGTTCAAGGCTCCGGAGCCCATACTCGAGGAACCGCTGCTCGCCCTCGACCCGGTCGCCGCCGCCATCTCGATCATGTCCGGCAGCGACAACGCCATGAACAACACCGTCAAGGCCTCGGACATGAGCCTGAGTGAGGCGCTGTACAAGTGCGAGAAGGAgctcatggaggagtcggccatcgAGGAGACGATATCCGAACTGCTGGACGTCAAGATCCCCATGCTGCAGGTCGAGGACGTCCTCGGGGAGCTCAGGGCCTCTGCCGATGGATGCTTGCTCCAGAAGAGCGTCAGCCTTAACTCGGCCGACTGGATGAACGGGTCGGCGGTGACGCCCAACTTCTTCGACTTCCAAGGGCTTGACTTCGAAGCGGCGTTCGGGCTCCGGCGAGTCTACAGCGAGGGTGACATTCACCTTTGTGACATG AGGCTTGGTGCCAATACCCCTGGAGCTGGGATCGCGGCAAATGTGCAGGCATCTGGTGAGAGGCTTGTGACCATCAGTGACCTGAAAAGGGAGCAAAGGAGACAGAAGCTCAACAGGTACAGGGAGAAGAAGATCCAGAGGAACTTTGGCAGAAAGATCAAG TATGCTTGCAGGAAGGCTCTGGCAGACAGCCAGCCGAGGGTGCGAGGGAGGTTCGCCAAGATGGACGATGGCTACATGCTCAAGCCAAGGAAGTAG
- the LOC123179734 gene encoding uncharacterized protein isoform X2, whose amino-acid sequence MFANAGFSFSAYPSSPSSYSYTYSTVFSHPHPDYSSFSSPSSLTALAQLPPPPLSFLHQQHQDDVVATPNAAAAMYHHLGDMGQPSLISEYDLGAEGDLFKAPEPILEEPLLALDPVAAAISIMSGSDNAMNNTVKASDMSLSEALYKCEKELMEESAIEETISELLDVKIPMLQVEDVLGELRASADGCLLQKSVSLNSADWMNGSAVTPNFFDFQGLDFEAAFGLRRVYSEGDIHLCDMRLGANTPGAGIAANVQASGERLVTISDLKREQRRQKLNRYREKKIQRNFGRKIKYACRKALADSQPRVRGRFAKMDDGYMLKPRK is encoded by the exons atgttcgCCAACGCGGGCTTCAGCTTCTCCGCCTACCCTTCTTCCCCGTCTAGCTACTCCTACACATACTCCACCGTCTTCTCCCACCCCCACCCAGACTACTCTTCCTTCTCCTCTCCATCATCCTTGACTGCTCTGGCGCAACTGCCACCACCACCTCTGTCTTTCCTGCACCAACAACATCAAGACGATGTTGTTGCTacgcccaacgccgccgccgccatgtacCACCACCTC GGAGACATGGGGCAGCCATCCCTGATATCAGAGTATGACCTGGGAGCAGAAGGCGACCTGTTCAAGGCTCCGGAGCCCATACTCGAGGAACCGCTGCTCGCCCTCGACCCGGTCGCCGCCGCCATCTCGATCATGTCCGGCAGCGACAACGCCATGAACAACACCGTCAAGGCCTCGGACATGAGCCTGAGTGAGGCGCTGTACAAGTGCGAGAAGGAgctcatggaggagtcggccatcgAGGAGACGATATCCGAACTGCTGGACGTCAAGATCCCCATGCTGCAGGTCGAGGACGTCCTCGGGGAGCTCAGGGCCTCTGCCGATGGATGCTTGCTCCAGAAGAGCGTCAGCCTTAACTCGGCCGACTGGATGAACGGGTCGGCGGTGACGCCCAACTTCTTCGACTTCCAAGGGCTTGACTTCGAAGCGGCGTTCGGGCTCCGGCGAGTCTACAGCGAGGGTGACATTCACCTTTGTGACATG AGGCTTGGTGCCAATACCCCTGGAGCTGGGATCGCGGCAAATGTGCAGGCATCTGGTGAGAGGCTTGTGACCATCAGTGACCTGAAAAGGGAGCAAAGGAGACAGAAGCTCAACAGGTACAGGGAGAAGAAGATCCAGAGGAACTTTGGCAGAAAGATCAAG TATGCTTGCAGGAAGGCTCTGGCAGACAGCCAGCCGAGGGTGCGAGGGAGGTTCGCCAAGATGGACGATGGCTACATGCTCAAGCCAAGGAAGTAG